The following coding sequences are from one Canis lupus baileyi chromosome 19, mCanLup2.hap1, whole genome shotgun sequence window:
- the USP19 gene encoding ubiquitin carboxyl-terminal hydrolase 19 isoform X3 — MSGGASATGPRRGPPGLEEATSKKKQKDRANQESKDGDPRRGSASSREEQAKEELLLDWRQSADEVIVKLRVGAGPLRLEEVDAAFTDTDCVVRLPGGRQWGGVFYAEIESSCTKVQARKGGLLQLALPKKVPLLTWPSLLKKPLGTQEVVPGLRCQENGQEPSPIALEPGPEPRRAKQEARNQKRAQGRGEVGAGAGPGAQAGPSAKRAVHLRRGPEGEGSRDGPGPRGDAPPFLAETATQAEAEEQLRVPPLNPQTCLLGSEENLALLTGEKTVSPRNDPVSPAMSRSRDPEKGDRSKEEMAVAADAVTLVDGKEPESMVNLAFVKNDSYEKGPDSVVVHVYVKEIRRDTSRVLFREQDFTLIFQTRDGNFLRLHPGCGPHTLFRWQVKLRNLIEPEQCTFCFTASRIDICLRKRQSQRWGGLEAPAARVGGAKVAVPTGPTPLDSAPPGGTPHPLTGQEEARAVEKEKPKPRSEDTGLDGVAARTPMEHVAPKPEPHLASPKPTCMVPPMPHSPVSGDSVEEEEEEEKKVCLPGFTGLVNLGNTCFMNSVIQSLSNTRELRDFFHDRSFETEINYNNPLGTGGRLAIGFAVLLRALWKGTHHAFQPSKLKAIVASKASQFTGYAQHDAQEFMAFLLDGLHEDLNRIQNKPYTETVDSDGRPDEVVAEEAWQRHKMRNDSFIVDLFQGQYKSKLVCPVCAKVSITFDPFLYLPVPLPQKQKVLPVFYFAREPHSKPIKFLVSISKENSSASEVLDSLSQSVHVKPENLRLAEVIKNRFHRVFLPSHSLDTVSPSDTLLCFELLSPELAKERVVVLEVQQRPQVPSIPISKCAACQRKQQSEDEKLKRCTRCYRVGYCNQLCQKTHWPDHKGLCRPENIGYPFLVSVPASRLIYARLAQLLEGYARYSVSVFQPPFQPGRMALESQGPGCTTLLSTSSLEAGDSERDPIQPPELQLVTPVAEGDTGVPRAWAAPDRGPVPSTSGVSSEVLASGPVEVGSLPAGERVSRPEAAVPGYQHPSEAMNSHTPQFFIYKIDASNREQRLEDKGDTPLELGEDCSLALVWRNNERLQEFVLVASKELECAEDPGSAGEAARAGHFTLDQCLNLFTRPEVLAPEEAWYCPQCKQHREASKQLLLWRLPNVLIVQLKRFSFRSFIWRDKINDLVEFPVRNLDLSKFCIGQKEEQLPSYDLYAVINHYGGMIGGHYTACARLPNDRSSQRSDVGWRLFDDSTVTTVDESQVVTRYAYVLFYRRRNSPVERPPRAGHSEHHPDLGPAAEAAASQASRIWRELEAEEEPVPEGPVPLGPWGPQDWVGPPPRGPTTSDEGCLRYFVLGTVAALVALVLNMFYPLVSQSCWR; from the exons ATGTCTGGTGGGGCCAGCGCCACAGGCCCAAGGAGGGGTCCCCCAGGATTGGAGGAGGCCACCAGTAAGAAGAAGCAGAAGGATCGAGCAAACCAGGAGAGCAAGGATGGAGATCCTAGGAGAG GGTCGGCATCTTCTCGGGAGGAGCAGGCCAAAGAGG AGTTGTTGCTTGATTGGAGGCAGAGTGCAGATGAGGTGATTGTCAAGCTGCGTGTGGGAGCAGGTCCCCTGCGGCTGGAGGAAGTGGATGCTGCTTTCACGGACACAGACTGCGTGGTGCGGCTTCCAG GTGGTCGGCAGTGGGGTGGTGTTTTCTACGCTGAAATAGAAAGTTCTTGCACCAAAGTACAAGCTCGTAAAGGTGGCCTCCTGCAGCTGGCACTGCCCAAGAAGGTGCCTCTGCTCACATGGCCCTCTCTTCTG AAGAAACCTCTAGGGACCCAGGAGGTGGTACCAGGGCTGCGGTGCCAGGAGAATGGGCAGGAGCCATCTCCCATTGCTCTGGAGCCAGGCCCTGAGCCCCGTCGGGCTAAACAGGAGGCCCGGAACCAGAAGCGGGCCCAGGGCCGTGGTGAGGTAGGCGCAGGGGctggccccggggcccaggcagGCCCCAGCGCCAAGAGGGCTGTGCATCTCCgcagagggccagagggggaaggGTCCAGAGATGGGCCTGGACCCCGGGGTGATGCCCCCCCCTTCTTGGCTGagacagccacccag GCAGAAGCTGAGGAACAGCTCCGGGTACCACCATTGAACCCCCAGACCTGCCTCTTGGGCTCAGAGGAGAATCTAGCACTCTTGACAGGAGAAAAGACTGTGTCTCCCAGGAATGACCCAGTCTCCCCAGCCATGTCCCGGAGCAGAGACCCTGAGAAAGGTGACCGTTCCAAAGAGGAGATGGCAGTGGCAGCAGATGCTGTAACCTTGGTGGATGGTAAAG AGCCGGAATCCATGGTGAACCTGGCATTTGTCAAGAATGACTCATATGAGAAGGGGCCAGATTCCGTGGTGGTGCACGTGTACGTGAAAGAAATCCGCAGGGACACCTCTCGAGTGCTTTTCCGCGAGCAGGACTTCACACTTATCTTCCAGACCAG GGATGGAAACTTCCTGAGACTACACCCGGGCTGTGGGCCCCACACCCTCTTCCGTTggcaggtgaagctcag GAACCTGATTGAACCTGAGCAGTGCACCTTCTGCTTCACCGCCTCTCGCATTGACATCTGCCTCCGTAAGCGGCAAAGTCAGCGCTGGGGGGGCCTGGAGGCCCCAGCTGCACGAG TGGGTGGTGCAAAGGTTGCCGTGCCGACAGGTCCAACCCCTCTGGATTCAGCACCACCAGGAggcacccctcaccccctcacaGGACAGGAGGAAGCTCGGGCTGTGGAGAAGGAAAAACCCAAGCCTCGGTCTGAGGACACGGGGTTGGATGGTGTGGCTGCCCGTACGCCCATGGAGCATGTAGCCCCAAAGCCAGAGCCACACCTGGCCTCG CCCAAGCCCACATGTATGGTGCCTCCAATGCCCCATAGCCCAGTGAGTGGAGAcagtgtggaggaagaggaggaggaagagaagaaggtgTGTCTGCCAGGCTTCACTGGCCTTGTCAACCTAGGCAACACTTGCTTCATGAACAGTGTTATTCAGTCTTTGTCTAACACTCGGGAGCTCCGTGACTTCTTCCATG ACCGCTCCTTTGAGACTGAGATCAACTACAACAACCCATTGGGGACTGGTGGGCGTCTGGCCATTGGCTTTGCTGTGCTGCTCCGGGCGCTATGGAAGGGCACTCACCATGCCTTCCAGCCTTCCAAGTTGAAG GCCATTGTGGCGAGCAAGGCCAGCCAGTTCACAGGCTATGCACAGCATGATGCCCAGGAGTTCATGGCTTTCTTGCTGGATGGGCTGCATGAAGACCTGAATCGCATTCAGAACAAGCCATACACAGAGACTGTGGACTCGGATGGGCGGCCTGATGAG GTGGTGGCTGAAGAAGCATGGCAGCGGCATAAGATGCGGAATGACTCTTTCATCGTAGACCTATTTCAGGGGCAGTATAAGTCGAAGCTGGTGTGCCCTGTGTGTGCCAAG GTCTCCATCACTTTCGACCCATTCCTCTACCTGCCGGTACCCTTGCCACAGAAGCAGAAGGTTCTCCCCGTCTTCTATTTTGCCCGGGAGCCCCACAGCAAGCCTATCAAG TTTCTGGTGAGCATCAGCAAGGAGAACTCCAGCGCAAGTGAAGTGTTGGACTCCCTCTCTCAGAGTGTCCACGTGAAGCCTGAGAACCTGCGTCTGGCTGAG GTGATAAAGAATCGTTTCCACCGTGTGTTCCTGCCCTCCCACTCATTGGACACCGTGTCCCCATCTGACACACTCCTCTGCTTTGAGCTGCTATCCCCAGAGTTGGCTAAGGAACGGGTGGTGGTGCTAGAGGTGCAGCAG CGCCCCCAGGTGCCCAGCATCCCCATCTCCAAGTGTGCAGCCTGCCAGCGGAAGCAGCAGTCAGAAGATGAGAAGCTGAAGCGTTGTACTCGGTGCTACCGCGTGGGCTACTGCAACCA gcTCTGCCAGAAAACCCACTGGCCTGACCACAAGGGTCTCTGCCGCCCTGAGAATATTGGCTACCCATTTCTGGTCAGTGTACCTGCCTCACGTCTCATTTACGCTCGTCTTGCTCAGCTGCTAGAGGGCTATGCCCG GTACTCTGTGAGTGTATTCCAGCCACCCTTCCAGCCTGGCCGCATGGCCTTGGagtcccagggccctggctgcACTACGTTGCTCTCCACTAGCTCCCTGGAGGCTGGGGACAGTGAGAGGGACCCGATTCAGCCGCCTGAGCTCCAGTTGGTGACCCCTGTGGCTGAGGGGGACACAGGGGTCCCTCGGGCATGGGCGGCCCCTGACCGGGGCCCTGTGCCCAGCACCAGTGGCGTTTCTTCTGAGGTGCTGGCCAGTGGGCCTGTTGAAGTTGGCTCCTTGCCTGCTGGTGAGAGGGTGTCTCGGCCCGAAG CTGCTGTGCCCGGATATCAGCATCCAAGTGAAGCCATGAACTCCCACACACCCCagttcttcatctataaaattgatgCATCTAACCGAGAGCAGCGGCTAGAGGACAAAG GAGACACCCCCCTGGAGCTGGGTGAGGACTGTAGTCTGGCTCTAGTCTGGCGAAACAATGAGCGTCTACAGGAGTTTGTGTTGGTAGCCTCCAAGGAGCTGGAATGTGCTGAGGATCCAGGGTCTGCTGGTGAGGCTGCCCGTGCTGGCCACTTCACTCTGGACCAGTGCCTGAACCTCTTCACTCGGCCTGAGGTGCTGGCACCGGAGGAGGCttg GTACTGCCCACAGTGTAAACAACACCGAGAGGCCTCCAAGCAACTGTTGCTATGGCGCCTTCCTAACGTACTTATTGTTCAGCTCAAGCGCTTCTCCTTTCGGAGTTTCATCTGGCGTGACAAGATCAATGACTTGGTGGAGTTCCCTGTTCG GAATCTGGACCTGAGCAAGTTCTGCATCGGTCAGAAAGAGGAACAGCTGCCTAGCTACGACCTGTATGCTGTCATCAACCACTACGGAGGCATGATTGGCGGCCACTACACTGCCTGTGCGCGTCTACCCAATGACCGCAGCAGCCAGCGCAGCGACGTGG GCTGGCGCTTGTTTGATGACAGCACGGTGACAACAGTAGACGAGAGCCAGGTCGTGACGCGTTATGCCTATGTACTCTTCTACCGTCGGCGAAACTCTCCTGTGGAGAGGCCCCCCAGGGCAGGTCACTCTGAGCACCACCCAGACCTAGGCCCTGCAGCTGAGGCTGCTGCCAGCCAG GCTTCCCGGATTTGGCGGGAGCTGGAGGCCGAGGAGGAACCGGTACCCGAGGGGCCTGTGCCCCTGGGTCCCTGGGGGCCCCAAGACTGGGTGGGCCCCCCACCACGTGGCCCTACCACATCAGATGAGGGCTGTCTCCGGTACTTTGTTCTGGGC
- the USP19 gene encoding ubiquitin carboxyl-terminal hydrolase 19 isoform X8, whose translation MSGGASATGPRRGPPGLEEATSKKKQKDRANQESKDGDPRRGSASSREEQAKEELLLDWRQSADEVIVKLRVGAGPLRLEEVDAAFTDTDCVVRLPGGRQWGGVFYAEIESSCTKVQARKGGLLQLALPKKVPLLTWPSLLKKPLGTQEVVPGLRCQENGQEPSPIALEPGPEPRRAKQEARNQKRAQGRGEVGAGAGPGAQAGPSAKRAVHLRRGPEGEGSRDGPGPRGDAPPFLAETATQAEAEEQLRVPPLNPQTCLLGSEENLALLTGEKTVSPRNDPVSPAMSRSRDPEKGDRSKEEMAVAADAVTLVDGKEPESMVNLAFVKNDSYEKGPDSVVVHVYVKEIRRDTSRVLFREQDFTLIFQTRDGNFLRLHPGCGPHTLFRWQVKLRNLIEPEQCTFCFTASRIDICLRKRQSQRWGGLEAPAARGAVGGAKVAVPTGPTPLDSAPPGGTPHPLTGQEEARAVEKEKPKPRSEDTGLDGVAARTPMEHVAPKPEPHLASPKPTCMVPPMPHSPVSGDSVEEEEEEEKKVCLPGFTGLVNLGNTCFMNSVIQSLSNTRELRDFFHDRSFETEINYNNPLGTGGRLAIGFAVLLRALWKGTHHAFQPSKLKAIVASKASQFTGYAQHDAQEFMAFLLDGLHEDLNRIQNKPYTETVDSDGRPDEVVAEEAWQRHKMRNDSFIVDLFQGQYKSKLVCPVCAKVSITFDPFLYLPVPLPQKQKVLPVFYFAREPHSKPIKFLVSISKENSSASEVLDSLSQSVHVKPENLRLAEVIKNRFHRVFLPSHSLDTVSPSDTLLCFELLSPELAKERVVVLEVQQRPQVPSIPISKCAACQRKQQSEDEKLKRCTRCYRVGYCNQLCQKTHWPDHKGLCRPENIGYPFLVSVPASRLIYARLAQLLEGYARYSVSVFQPPFQPGRMALESQGPGCTTLLSTSSLEAGDSERDPIQPPELQLVTPVAEGDTGVPRAWAAPDRGPVPSTSGVSSEVLASGPVEVGSLPAGERVSRPEAAVPGYQHPSEAMNSHTPQFFIYKIDASNREQRLEDKGDTPLELGEDCSLALVWRNNERLQEFVLVASKELECAEDPGSAGEAARAGHFTLDQCLNLFTRPEVLAPEEAWYCPQCKQHREASKQLLLWRLPNVLIVQLKRFSFRSFIWRDKINDLVEFPVRNLDLSKFCIGQKEEQLPSYDLYAVINHYGGMIGGHYTACARLPNDRSSQRSDVGWRLFDDSTVTTVDESQVVTRYAYVLFYRRRNSPVERPPRAGHSEHHPDLGPAAEAAASQGLGPGQAPEVAPTRTAPERFAPSVDRPAPTYSNMEEVD comes from the exons ATGTCTGGTGGGGCCAGCGCCACAGGCCCAAGGAGGGGTCCCCCAGGATTGGAGGAGGCCACCAGTAAGAAGAAGCAGAAGGATCGAGCAAACCAGGAGAGCAAGGATGGAGATCCTAGGAGAG GGTCGGCATCTTCTCGGGAGGAGCAGGCCAAAGAGG AGTTGTTGCTTGATTGGAGGCAGAGTGCAGATGAGGTGATTGTCAAGCTGCGTGTGGGAGCAGGTCCCCTGCGGCTGGAGGAAGTGGATGCTGCTTTCACGGACACAGACTGCGTGGTGCGGCTTCCAG GTGGTCGGCAGTGGGGTGGTGTTTTCTACGCTGAAATAGAAAGTTCTTGCACCAAAGTACAAGCTCGTAAAGGTGGCCTCCTGCAGCTGGCACTGCCCAAGAAGGTGCCTCTGCTCACATGGCCCTCTCTTCTG AAGAAACCTCTAGGGACCCAGGAGGTGGTACCAGGGCTGCGGTGCCAGGAGAATGGGCAGGAGCCATCTCCCATTGCTCTGGAGCCAGGCCCTGAGCCCCGTCGGGCTAAACAGGAGGCCCGGAACCAGAAGCGGGCCCAGGGCCGTGGTGAGGTAGGCGCAGGGGctggccccggggcccaggcagGCCCCAGCGCCAAGAGGGCTGTGCATCTCCgcagagggccagagggggaaggGTCCAGAGATGGGCCTGGACCCCGGGGTGATGCCCCCCCCTTCTTGGCTGagacagccacccag GCAGAAGCTGAGGAACAGCTCCGGGTACCACCATTGAACCCCCAGACCTGCCTCTTGGGCTCAGAGGAGAATCTAGCACTCTTGACAGGAGAAAAGACTGTGTCTCCCAGGAATGACCCAGTCTCCCCAGCCATGTCCCGGAGCAGAGACCCTGAGAAAGGTGACCGTTCCAAAGAGGAGATGGCAGTGGCAGCAGATGCTGTAACCTTGGTGGATGGTAAAG AGCCGGAATCCATGGTGAACCTGGCATTTGTCAAGAATGACTCATATGAGAAGGGGCCAGATTCCGTGGTGGTGCACGTGTACGTGAAAGAAATCCGCAGGGACACCTCTCGAGTGCTTTTCCGCGAGCAGGACTTCACACTTATCTTCCAGACCAG GGATGGAAACTTCCTGAGACTACACCCGGGCTGTGGGCCCCACACCCTCTTCCGTTggcaggtgaagctcag GAACCTGATTGAACCTGAGCAGTGCACCTTCTGCTTCACCGCCTCTCGCATTGACATCTGCCTCCGTAAGCGGCAAAGTCAGCGCTGGGGGGGCCTGGAGGCCCCAGCTGCACGAG GTGCAGTGGGTGGTGCAAAGGTTGCCGTGCCGACAGGTCCAACCCCTCTGGATTCAGCACCACCAGGAggcacccctcaccccctcacaGGACAGGAGGAAGCTCGGGCTGTGGAGAAGGAAAAACCCAAGCCTCGGTCTGAGGACACGGGGTTGGATGGTGTGGCTGCCCGTACGCCCATGGAGCATGTAGCCCCAAAGCCAGAGCCACACCTGGCCTCG CCCAAGCCCACATGTATGGTGCCTCCAATGCCCCATAGCCCAGTGAGTGGAGAcagtgtggaggaagaggaggaggaagagaagaaggtgTGTCTGCCAGGCTTCACTGGCCTTGTCAACCTAGGCAACACTTGCTTCATGAACAGTGTTATTCAGTCTTTGTCTAACACTCGGGAGCTCCGTGACTTCTTCCATG ACCGCTCCTTTGAGACTGAGATCAACTACAACAACCCATTGGGGACTGGTGGGCGTCTGGCCATTGGCTTTGCTGTGCTGCTCCGGGCGCTATGGAAGGGCACTCACCATGCCTTCCAGCCTTCCAAGTTGAAG GCCATTGTGGCGAGCAAGGCCAGCCAGTTCACAGGCTATGCACAGCATGATGCCCAGGAGTTCATGGCTTTCTTGCTGGATGGGCTGCATGAAGACCTGAATCGCATTCAGAACAAGCCATACACAGAGACTGTGGACTCGGATGGGCGGCCTGATGAG GTGGTGGCTGAAGAAGCATGGCAGCGGCATAAGATGCGGAATGACTCTTTCATCGTAGACCTATTTCAGGGGCAGTATAAGTCGAAGCTGGTGTGCCCTGTGTGTGCCAAG GTCTCCATCACTTTCGACCCATTCCTCTACCTGCCGGTACCCTTGCCACAGAAGCAGAAGGTTCTCCCCGTCTTCTATTTTGCCCGGGAGCCCCACAGCAAGCCTATCAAG TTTCTGGTGAGCATCAGCAAGGAGAACTCCAGCGCAAGTGAAGTGTTGGACTCCCTCTCTCAGAGTGTCCACGTGAAGCCTGAGAACCTGCGTCTGGCTGAG GTGATAAAGAATCGTTTCCACCGTGTGTTCCTGCCCTCCCACTCATTGGACACCGTGTCCCCATCTGACACACTCCTCTGCTTTGAGCTGCTATCCCCAGAGTTGGCTAAGGAACGGGTGGTGGTGCTAGAGGTGCAGCAG CGCCCCCAGGTGCCCAGCATCCCCATCTCCAAGTGTGCAGCCTGCCAGCGGAAGCAGCAGTCAGAAGATGAGAAGCTGAAGCGTTGTACTCGGTGCTACCGCGTGGGCTACTGCAACCA gcTCTGCCAGAAAACCCACTGGCCTGACCACAAGGGTCTCTGCCGCCCTGAGAATATTGGCTACCCATTTCTGGTCAGTGTACCTGCCTCACGTCTCATTTACGCTCGTCTTGCTCAGCTGCTAGAGGGCTATGCCCG GTACTCTGTGAGTGTATTCCAGCCACCCTTCCAGCCTGGCCGCATGGCCTTGGagtcccagggccctggctgcACTACGTTGCTCTCCACTAGCTCCCTGGAGGCTGGGGACAGTGAGAGGGACCCGATTCAGCCGCCTGAGCTCCAGTTGGTGACCCCTGTGGCTGAGGGGGACACAGGGGTCCCTCGGGCATGGGCGGCCCCTGACCGGGGCCCTGTGCCCAGCACCAGTGGCGTTTCTTCTGAGGTGCTGGCCAGTGGGCCTGTTGAAGTTGGCTCCTTGCCTGCTGGTGAGAGGGTGTCTCGGCCCGAAG CTGCTGTGCCCGGATATCAGCATCCAAGTGAAGCCATGAACTCCCACACACCCCagttcttcatctataaaattgatgCATCTAACCGAGAGCAGCGGCTAGAGGACAAAG GAGACACCCCCCTGGAGCTGGGTGAGGACTGTAGTCTGGCTCTAGTCTGGCGAAACAATGAGCGTCTACAGGAGTTTGTGTTGGTAGCCTCCAAGGAGCTGGAATGTGCTGAGGATCCAGGGTCTGCTGGTGAGGCTGCCCGTGCTGGCCACTTCACTCTGGACCAGTGCCTGAACCTCTTCACTCGGCCTGAGGTGCTGGCACCGGAGGAGGCttg GTACTGCCCACAGTGTAAACAACACCGAGAGGCCTCCAAGCAACTGTTGCTATGGCGCCTTCCTAACGTACTTATTGTTCAGCTCAAGCGCTTCTCCTTTCGGAGTTTCATCTGGCGTGACAAGATCAATGACTTGGTGGAGTTCCCTGTTCG GAATCTGGACCTGAGCAAGTTCTGCATCGGTCAGAAAGAGGAACAGCTGCCTAGCTACGACCTGTATGCTGTCATCAACCACTACGGAGGCATGATTGGCGGCCACTACACTGCCTGTGCGCGTCTACCCAATGACCGCAGCAGCCAGCGCAGCGACGTGG GCTGGCGCTTGTTTGATGACAGCACGGTGACAACAGTAGACGAGAGCCAGGTCGTGACGCGTTATGCCTATGTACTCTTCTACCGTCGGCGAAACTCTCCTGTGGAGAGGCCCCCCAGGGCAGGTCACTCTGAGCACCACCCAGACCTAGGCCCTGCAGCTGAGGCTGCTGCCAGCCAG